Proteins co-encoded in one Panulirus ornatus isolate Po-2019 chromosome 68, ASM3632096v1, whole genome shotgun sequence genomic window:
- the LOC139747422 gene encoding uncharacterized protein yields the protein MLSIVLLLGTLGLAESAAIGITDKLQQAEREKAAKQWAPVVWLHPDENFFPSSVNDFLQHVKPSKAANNRSWNTVDGDESATLMSSLPVGKPSRRSFLLASHDFGCSNCPLPKFLFGKKPDGHDSPSVYAIIHSCSMQPTRRESRSTYGLDFEHYDFPSNNGKNKNPLPLQRERQRGHQTTKHMSTAPTKILGVSHFETSSGPFKQNNVTSLNQQSSHIQNAAELYHSNKKRHTTNASVDEAEPYQQHFTITYWTFYPYNRGKSICSTNLGYFMGRVFKPRVNGICHGEEVTFGDHVGDWEHVSIQFKGSTPIQMYVSTHTFGAYYTYDAYRHEFLYAREDVRKGIPMSPNYPKTVQLTESHPVLYAAQGSHGLWGSPGIHQFSNLPLLQDKTGKGTAWKTWLNMDLIHLKDSLAMARPHRHWLLYEGYWGNPSTRCHIFMAGFCELAKGPTGIPRKRVNFPCQNITVTNP from the exons ATGCTCTCTATAGTACTGCTACTAGGGACATTGGGTCTAGCAGAGAGTGCGGCGATTGGAATCACCGACAAGCTGCAGCAAGCTG AGCGAGAGAAAGCAGCTAAACAGTGGGCACCAGTTGTGTGGCTTCATCCTGACGAGAATTTCTTCCCAAGTTCTGTAAATGACTTTCTACAGCATGTTAAACCAAG CAAAGCAGCCAACAACAGGTCTTGGAACACTGTAGATGGAGATGAGTCAGCTACCTTAATGTCATCACTTCCAGTAGGAAAGCCAAGTCGAAGATCCTTTCTTCTTGCTTCACACGACTTTG GATGTTCCAATTGCCCTTTACCTAAATTTCTTTTTGGTAAGAAACCTGATGGACATGATTCTCCTTCAGTCtatgccatcatccattcctgctcAATGCAACCCACCAGGAGAGAAAGCAGAAGCACTTATGGCTTAGACTTTGAGCACTATGACTTTCCGAGTAATAATGGCAAAAATAAAAATCCATTACCCTTACAAAGAGAAAGACAAAGGGGCCATCAAACAACAAAACACATGAGTACAGCCCCAACTAAAATATTAGGGGTCTCACACTTCGAAACTTCATCAGGTCCTTTCAAACAAAACAATGTCACTTCTCTTAATCAACAATCCTCACACATCCAAAATGCTGCTGAACTGTACCATAGTAATAAAAAACGCCACACAACAAATGCTTCTGTAGATGAAGCAGAGCCTTATCAACAACACTTTACCATAACCTACTGGACGTTTTATCCCTACAACAGGGGCAAAAGCATATGCTCAACCAATTTGGGATACTTCATGGGACGTGTCTTTAAACCAAGAGTAAATGGCATTTGTCATGGAGAAGAAGTGACCTTTGGGGACCATGTAGGAGACTGGGAGCATGTTTCAATACAGTTTAAG GGCAGCACACCAATACAGATGTACGTATCAACCCACACCTTTGGAGCCTACTACACTTATGATGCTTATCGTCATGAGTTCCTTTATGCTAGGGAAGACGTCAGAAAGGGCATCCCAATGTCACCCAATTATCCAAAGACTGTACAGCTTACAGAGTCTCACCCAGTCCTTTATGCTGCACAAGGATCACATGGCCTTTGGGGGTCTCCTG GTATCCATCAGTTCAGCAATTTACCATTACTTCAAGATAAAACAGGCAAGGGAACTGCATGGAAGACATGGCTCAATATGGACCTCATACACTTAAAAGATTCACTGGCAATGGCAAGGCCACACAG GCACTGGCTGTTGTATGAAGGATACTGGGGCAACCCAAGTACAAGGTGCCACATATTCATGGCTGGATTCTGTGAACTTGCCAAAGGACCAACAGGTATACCACGAAAACGAGTCAACTTCCCATGTCAAAATATTACCGTTACCAATCCATAG